A single region of the Sphingobium sp. EP60837 genome encodes:
- the metZ gene encoding O-succinylhomoserine sulfhydrylase, with translation MKRRSGQDPEITKNWRPATLAVRGGSARSEWGETSEALFLTSGYSYDRAEDAAMRFAGEQQGMTYSRLQNPTVEMLEKRIALLEGAEACRATATGMAAMTAALLCQLSAGDHVVAGKALFGSCRWLTDTLLPKFGIETTTVDATDNAAWEAAVRPNTKVFFFETPANPTMDVVDLAAVCGIAKAHGIVSVVDNAFATPALQRPMDFGADVVAYSATKMMDGQGRVLAGAICGTEDFIINTLLPFHRNTGPTLSAFNAWVVLKGLETLDLRIRRQSENALKVARFLEGRVAKVLYPGLESHPQHDLAMKQMEMAGPIFSLYVGGGRKEAHGLLNGLELVDISNNIGDSRSLMTHPASTTHYGMAEEARLEVGITEDMLRLNVGLEDADDVIEDLDRALKSIGR, from the coding sequence ATGAAGCGCAGGAGCGGGCAGGACCCGGAAATTACCAAGAACTGGCGTCCGGCTACCCTCGCGGTGCGGGGCGGCAGCGCGCGTAGTGAGTGGGGCGAAACCTCCGAAGCGCTGTTCCTGACCAGCGGCTATAGCTACGACCGGGCGGAAGACGCAGCGATGCGCTTTGCGGGCGAGCAGCAGGGCATGACCTACAGCCGCTTGCAGAATCCGACCGTCGAGATGCTGGAAAAGCGCATCGCCCTGCTGGAAGGCGCCGAGGCATGCCGCGCGACCGCAACCGGCATGGCGGCGATGACGGCGGCGCTGCTGTGCCAGCTGTCGGCGGGCGACCATGTGGTGGCGGGCAAGGCGCTATTTGGTTCCTGCCGCTGGCTGACCGATACGCTGCTGCCCAAATTCGGGATCGAGACGACCACGGTCGATGCGACCGATAATGCTGCTTGGGAAGCCGCGGTGCGGCCGAACACGAAGGTCTTCTTCTTCGAGACGCCTGCCAATCCAACCATGGATGTTGTCGATCTGGCTGCAGTTTGCGGCATCGCCAAGGCCCATGGCATCGTGAGCGTCGTCGATAATGCCTTTGCTACGCCCGCGCTGCAGCGGCCGATGGATTTCGGGGCCGACGTCGTCGCCTATAGCGCGACGAAGATGATGGATGGGCAGGGTCGCGTGCTGGCGGGCGCAATCTGCGGCACGGAAGATTTCATCATCAACACGCTGCTGCCCTTCCATCGCAATACCGGGCCGACGCTCAGCGCATTCAATGCCTGGGTGGTGCTGAAGGGGCTGGAGACGCTGGATCTACGTATCCGCCGTCAGAGCGAAAACGCACTAAAGGTGGCAAGATTCCTGGAAGGTCGCGTGGCGAAGGTCCTCTATCCGGGGCTCGAAAGCCATCCGCAGCATGATCTGGCCATGAAGCAGATGGAAATGGCCGGGCCGATCTTCTCGCTTTATGTTGGGGGCGGGCGCAAGGAGGCGCACGGGCTGCTCAATGGGCTGGAGCTGGTGGATATCAGCAACAATATCGGGGATTCCCGATCGCTGATGACGCATCCCGCTTCGACCACCCATTATGGTATGGCGGAAGAAGCGCGGCTGGAGGTCGGGATTACGGAAGACATGCTGCGCCTGAATGTTGGCTTGGAAGACGCGGACGATGTGATCGAGGATCTCGATCGCGCGCTCAAGTCGATAGGCCGTTGA
- the apaG gene encoding Co2+/Mg2+ efflux protein ApaG → MNALFPFHATTRDINVHVAVTFLPEQSEPDRGRWFWAYHIRIENDGDQPVQLLTRHWVITDGRGTQHRVDGDGVVGEQPVVQPGRSYDYVSGCPLNTPTGSMRGHYHMIGASGETFDIAIPHFALIAPAVAE, encoded by the coding sequence GTGAATGCGCTTTTCCCCTTCCACGCGACCACGCGCGACATCAACGTGCATGTGGCCGTCACCTTCCTGCCCGAACAATCGGAACCGGACAGGGGGCGTTGGTTCTGGGCCTATCATATCCGGATCGAGAATGATGGCGACCAGCCGGTGCAGTTGCTGACTCGTCACTGGGTCATCACCGATGGCCGTGGAACGCAGCATCGTGTCGATGGCGATGGTGTCGTGGGAGAGCAGCCGGTGGTGCAGCCGGGCAGAAGCTATGACTATGTATCGGGCTGTCCGCTCAACACGCCCACAGGATCGATGCGCGGCCATTACCACATGATCGGCGCCAGCGGGGAGACGTTCGACATTGCCATTCCCCACTTCGCGCTCATAGCGCCGGCGGTTGCTGAATGA
- the leuB gene encoding 3-isopropylmalate dehydrogenase, with product MLIALFPGDGIGPEIIAQARRVLDALAIDGLIYEEGLVGGAAYKAVGHPLPPETLELAKRADAILFGAVGDPDCDSLERHLRPEQAILGLRKALGLFSNLRPAKVFPELADASALKKEVASAIDLLIVRETNGDVYFGEKGMRKTADGLREGYDIMSYNEEQVRKIAHQGFQAARARRGKLCSVDKANVLETSQLWRDVVIEVSAEYPDVALSHMYVDNAAMQLVRDPGQFDVIVTGNMFGDILSDQASMCVGSIGMLASATLNDSNQGLYEPIHGSAPDIAGQGKANPLATVLSAGMMLRYSLGLPEQADRIEAAVGKALANGARSFDLGGSMNTVEMGDAVLAALV from the coding sequence ATGTTGATCGCCCTTTTTCCCGGAGATGGTATCGGTCCCGAGATCATCGCGCAGGCGCGGCGCGTGCTGGATGCGCTGGCGATCGATGGCCTGATCTATGAGGAAGGGCTGGTGGGCGGCGCGGCATACAAGGCTGTGGGCCATCCGCTGCCCCCCGAAACGCTGGAGCTGGCGAAGCGTGCGGACGCTATCCTGTTCGGCGCGGTAGGCGATCCGGACTGCGACTCGCTGGAGCGGCATCTGCGGCCTGAGCAGGCGATCCTGGGGCTGCGCAAGGCGCTGGGCCTTTTCTCCAACCTGCGCCCGGCCAAGGTGTTCCCCGAACTGGCCGATGCGTCGGCGCTGAAGAAGGAGGTGGCGAGCGCCATCGACCTGCTCATTGTGCGCGAGACCAATGGTGACGTCTATTTTGGTGAGAAGGGCATGCGCAAGACGGCCGATGGCTTGCGCGAGGGCTATGACATCATGTCCTATAATGAAGAGCAGGTGCGTAAGATCGCGCATCAGGGCTTTCAGGCGGCGCGCGCGCGGCGCGGCAAGCTGTGTTCGGTGGACAAGGCCAATGTGCTGGAGACGAGCCAGCTGTGGCGCGATGTGGTGATCGAGGTGTCGGCCGAATATCCCGATGTCGCCCTTTCCCACATGTATGTCGATAATGCCGCGATGCAGTTGGTGCGCGATCCGGGCCAGTTCGACGTGATCGTCACCGGCAACATGTTCGGGGATATTCTTTCGGATCAGGCGAGCATGTGCGTCGGATCGATCGGCATGCTGGCGTCGGCGACGCTTAACGACAGCAATCAGGGGCTTTATGAGCCGATCCATGGCTCCGCGCCTGACATTGCGGGCCAGGGCAAGGCCAATCCGCTGGCAACGGTTCTGTCGGCCGGGATGATGCTGCGCTACTCGCTGGGTCTGCCGGAACAGGCCGACCGGATTGAGGCCGCCGTCGGCAAGGCTCTTGCCAATGGCGCGCGCAGCTTTGACCTAGGCGGAAGCATGAACACGGTCGAGATGGGCGACGCCGTGCTGGCGGCGCTGGTGTAA
- a CDS encoding LysR family transcriptional regulator, whose translation MKRTHLPLNGLRVLDAAARHLSFTRAADELAVTPAAVGQQIRALEDLLGVVLFRRTPKGLELTPETEAGLEALRAGFLEFEEAVRAMQAGQSSSSLTIAAPRDITAKWLQPRLASYAAGQPDLKFALVAADETLDFTEANLDLALRLAEGPGEHEGVKLGEASFVTVEGAEGGPEHRIDWPGCPAASEPATIRVADAGLAIEAAINGFGRATVPLLLAQADINAGRVRAVGDAVETPLAYWLIAPLPQWRQKKVKALIEALTS comes from the coding sequence ATGAAGCGTACCCACTTGCCGCTTAATGGCCTGCGCGTGCTGGATGCGGCGGCGCGGCACCTGTCCTTCACCCGCGCGGCGGACGAGCTGGCGGTTACGCCTGCGGCCGTCGGACAGCAGATACGCGCGTTGGAGGATCTGCTGGGCGTCGTTCTGTTCCGCCGCACGCCCAAGGGGCTGGAACTGACGCCGGAGACCGAGGCGGGGCTGGAGGCTTTGCGGGCGGGTTTCCTGGAATTTGAAGAAGCGGTGCGGGCTATGCAGGCGGGGCAGTCCAGTTCCTCGCTGACGATCGCAGCGCCGCGCGACATTACCGCGAAATGGCTGCAGCCGCGCCTTGCAAGCTATGCTGCGGGTCAGCCTGACCTGAAATTCGCTCTCGTCGCGGCAGATGAAACGCTGGACTTCACCGAGGCCAATCTGGACCTGGCGTTGCGGCTGGCAGAAGGGCCTGGCGAGCATGAAGGCGTGAAGCTGGGGGAAGCGAGCTTCGTGACCGTCGAGGGTGCGGAGGGAGGCCCTGAACACCGCATCGACTGGCCAGGCTGCCCGGCGGCAAGCGAGCCGGCGACGATCCGCGTCGCCGATGCCGGGCTTGCCATCGAAGCGGCTATCAACGGCTTTGGACGGGCCACGGTGCCACTACTGCTGGCGCAAGCCGATATCAATGCGGGCCGGGTGCGTGCTGTCGGCGACGCGGTGGAGACGCCGCTTGCCTATTGGCTGATCGCGCCCTTGCCGCAATGGCGGCAGAAAAAGGTGAAAGCGTTGATAGAGGCGCTGACTTCCTGA
- the recO gene encoding DNA repair protein RecO, with the protein MAVLITPALVCGVRSHGEHGAIARLLTPDQGLLAGYVRGGRSRASRPVLLPGNSVKAEFRARTEEQLAGLTVELEHSRAPLLSEPLPAAAIDWVCALTAAALPEGTPYPALYQALDGVLGAVDAAPAARGWAVALVRYELLLLAELGFGLDLGRCAATGAAGDLAYVSPRSAAAVSRDAAVGYESRLLPLPRFLLEGGAAEWSEILDGLRLTGFFLERSVLTEWKADVLAARERLVDRLKRAVA; encoded by the coding sequence ATGGCGGTGCTGATCACTCCTGCCCTGGTTTGCGGGGTGCGATCCCATGGCGAACATGGCGCGATCGCGCGGTTGCTGACACCGGATCAGGGGCTGCTGGCGGGCTATGTGCGGGGCGGAAGGTCGCGGGCGTCGCGACCGGTGCTGTTGCCCGGAAACAGCGTGAAGGCCGAATTTCGCGCGCGGACCGAAGAGCAGTTGGCCGGGCTGACGGTGGAGTTGGAGCATAGCCGCGCGCCGCTTTTGTCCGAGCCCCTGCCTGCGGCGGCGATCGATTGGGTCTGTGCGCTGACGGCGGCGGCACTGCCTGAGGGCACGCCGTATCCAGCGCTGTATCAGGCGCTGGATGGCGTGCTGGGGGCGGTTGATGCGGCTCCCGCAGCCCGAGGTTGGGCGGTTGCGCTGGTGCGCTATGAGCTGCTGCTGCTGGCGGAGCTGGGCTTTGGGTTGGATCTTGGCCGTTGCGCGGCGACTGGGGCTGCTGGGGATTTGGCCTATGTCAGTCCCCGCAGCGCTGCTGCGGTCAGCCGTGACGCGGCCGTGGGATATGAGAGCCGACTGCTGCCGCTGCCGCGCTTCCTGTTGGAAGGCGGAGCGGCGGAATGGAGCGAGATATTGGATGGGCTAAGGCTAACCGGCTTCTTTCTGGAGCGGTCCGTGCTGACCGAATGGAAGGCCGATGTGCTTGCCGCGCGTGAGAGGCTCGTCGATCGCCTGAAAAGAGCGGTTGCGTGA